The Gossypium arboreum isolate Shixiya-1 chromosome 4, ASM2569848v2, whole genome shotgun sequence DNA segment aaatgggttttaaatgtcaATTTAGATGTCCTATGTGGCaatctaaattaaatttattttgatccTAACAACTGAATATTCAAGTTAACGTTTAAAACTCATTTAGACTACCATGTAGGACAACCGTTAGGGAGGTATCAAATTTTAACGGTAAAATGATcactttataataaaaaaataatgtgaCAAAAATATAATCTGAGCCAAATAAAATTcactatatttatatttatagttTACCCTAATAATTTAAGTGTAAATTAATAGAAATAGATGATGAAAAATTTAAGCTAAGGTTGAAGACCGAAATAGCATGATTATAGAGCAGTAGTATACCAAAAAAGTTTCTCAATTATAGCCATCGTTCAATGCATCTATCTGATATTCATGTTGTTTGCCACCTTCAAGCACACTTCCTTTTCAGGATTATGATGGCACCAAAAGTTATGCGCAAAAATTAACCTACCAAACTGGGCTACTCTAAAGCAGTTTCCAGCTTTGCTTAATCTTTCCTCATTTATATAAGAAAATCTGAGAAATTAATACAACAAAAGACATATTGTGCTACACTGGCATCAAGAAGACAAGTCAGATCTTCTAggcatcaatatatatataccaataaTCATCATCATCACTGGAGCATAGTTGGCTCCATTGTGTACCAATATGTAACAGAAGGCTGCACCACTGGTGATGATCTTGAATATGGATCAAGATATCCTCCAGGAACCAAAGTTACAATGTTCCTACTACTATAATAGCTCCCTGTCCCTGCTGTTTGCCATTGAAACACTGGTCCTGTATTACAAGCATCGTCCAGTGAAGGGTACCGAACAATTTTCCGTCGCCATGATTGATTATTATTATCATCTACTTCCACTTTGGGGTAAACGATTTTGTCAGAGGAACATTGGGTGCCTTTTTCAGGCGAAGACGATGGGATTAGACGTGGAGAATCATCGTAATTTCCATTTGTTTTCAGCTTCCCTTTCAACTTATACGAAAAATTAAGCACCCCATTAGGCTTCCCATCACTGTCACGAACCTGGTAACTGACGAACCTCACAACCCCACAAAAATCATCTATCAAAGCCTTCAAAGGAACACGCACCTCGCCGATTGTTCTATTGACCAAGCCATCCGCACGCAAATCGAACTTGAGGAAAAGATGATCGGATTCCTCGGGGGGTAAGCTTTCGAGGTCGAACTCAAACACGTGATTCCATTCTGGGTTCTTGCCTCCTTTGGCGATAGCAGTCTTCTGGCGCTGCAGATGCTTCTTTTGCGGGTGTTCTTCTTTCTTCTTGGGTTGTTCGTTGATGATGACGATGGAAACTACAGAGTAGGCAGAGagtttttggaagaaattgaaggCTTTGAGATCTCGGCAGGAGACAAGTTTGAGTTCTAGAGACTGCCAATCCATGGTGTATTTTTTGTGTACTGGAAATGAAAAATCAAATGCAGAAATGGGATTGTTTAGGGAGAAAAAAAAATGGCGAAGACCAAGTCAATTTCCACGACTTAACCCCTTCTGTGTCTTTAAAGCACTCCCCACTACCTTACTATTTAAATAGCTGGAGCCACACGTTATTTGTCTTTGGCTCCGCTCGGCTCGGCTCGCCTCGCCTGCACCACAGGTGAAACACCACTTACCAGTTACCACCTACCAATGCACTTCTTTACTTATCACTCCATCATGGTGATTGCAAGATTTTGTATTGAAAAAGACAATTATCATTTATCACTAACTTAATCTATAATACTGCATCACCATCATACGAGGTTTTAGTCTTCATTAAGAGACAATAAGATAACTCATTTATTAATAGTGTGCTTCCACGTGATACATCAATCCTTTATATAAAAATTCACCAGTAAACAATAAACATTTATCAGAATCTCTATCTTACGACTTTATACTCGTCTAGATGAACTAACACCACACTTCCACCCGTTTTTTTCTATTGACACACAagatcaataaaatttaattcaattcatcttgtTTCAAAACCAAATTACCAAAAAAGGTTATATAATGTGGAGATGCCAAACCTCTCTAGAGGTCTAAATCTATTTGTTAGATGATGAGCATCATGGAATAAAAACCGAATGGATTGGTGAGTCCAAAAATTAGTATATTTGATGATTATAGTAAAAAGAGTGGGATTGAACCCTTAAATATTggttttacatattttatttgaaaccaATTAAATTTGAGCCTTTAATTTTGGTTGGTTTCATATTAAAGCCCTTATTGACTCTATTTGAATTGGTCAAAGTGCATGAACCATTCACCGGTTTTGCTTGTATttggaatgaaaaagaaaagcttCTAACATTCTGTTTTTCTCCATTTATTATAATTCAATTcggtttttaattttttcatactaatttagattttaattctttttaaatttattttgaaaaagagtttgaacattatttgataaaattttataattttttataaataatttaaaaattaatttttcaaatcaaTAATTATTGTAAAAGAAAACCATTATTTACATAGTGTCTTTaagttaattttactattttaaatataacATAACTTtaccttataaaaattaaaattaattatcaatTAAAGGCTTAATGATAAATTTGGTCACTAATGTTTGCATATTTTGTCAAAACTGTCTTAATTGTATTTTGGGCTTTTTGGCCATcaaattttgttctttttttcaCTTTTTCTAATGATTTAATGAAAGTACCATTTAAAAAAGTTAATAGGGATTATGTGGAATTTCatatgtgaaatattttaataagatgtaATTTATTACTAAGATAACCCGATAAGATAATTACTTgtggaaatgataaaataaataatactttaaattttaaaaaaataactcttaatttaaagaaaataaacctaattatctaaaaaattaattcaatagAAAACTTCTCGGTAAACAAACTTATGAAAGATTGAAACTttttgaaaagaaagaaaaattgaaacattgatttattcactaaatcattagAAAAAATAGATCgaaaaaataataaagattaaTGGTAAAAAGACTCAAAAATACAATTAGAATCATTTTAACAAAACATGCAAACTTAGTAGCGAATTTATCATTAagcctaaattaaataaaaaataagtcCGTTCAAATAATCACAATTTTTAACTTTATTTCATAAATGTCTAAACACCTTATTTTGAATCAATAAGGAAAGATGTATAGAGGTGatttttaggttaaaatatgtcataagttccTATCTTctcataaatttagaatttagtccttataattttatttttaaaatttagactttctatatttcatatttcaagtctaattgttaacaattttttttaatggagctaaatttaataaaataattttaaaagtgtcaAAAGTTAGacttataattttgaaatttgaaaaataaaagaactaaattattaaaataaaaatataaaaagtaaattCCAAATTTATCAAGATCACATGTTCTTATGTAATATTTTAAccaattttgttttatttcttttatttatccatcgatttattattattattttatttaaattaggtGTGGTTAGGAGGTAGGAAAAGTGCCTATTTCCTCATTTTTCCGGTTTCCCTACCTTCTTTTTGGGATTTCTCAAACATCAAATCTGACCTTAAAATCAAATTACTTTCTAAGAAAACAATGGGAAACAAACTCCTTAAAATCAAAACCACCATCATTAAACTTTGACCTTATATGTTGATGACAAAGAGCACAAAATAAAGACTGCATGGGGAAAATAAATATCTAGAATGCTTTCACTGCCTTTGTTTTAATTAAAGAAGCCAACAACATTGAATGCAAGTGGAAGAGGATGAAGCATTTGCATTTCTAatggaaaatgaacaaaaaatatGTTTGTACATATATCTAGACAGTCAAGTATATACCCTTTTTCGATCTTTCCAGCCGAGTTGCCGAGCTCGTTGCTCCCATAAGGCAGTCAGCTTGAGCTCCTCTCTGATTTGAGCTTCAGCCCATTCCCTGGCTTCCTCACATGTTTCTACACCTGCATTGCACTTTTCAGCTTCTTTCTGGTAGTGTGAGGAGGCTCTTTTGGCATCCATTGTTAGTGCCGAGGTGCGGTCCATGGTTTCTTTGCTTACGATCTTCTGTAATGCAATCTCCTCGGAGAGTAAGGCCACAGTATCCTTCTCCAGTTCTTGGTTTAAATCAGGATCATTTTGGCCACAACCTGCACTACAAAAGAACATAGCTTGAATAACATGGAATGGGATATGGGATTATATATATGAAGCCCCAAAGTGTAATGTTTCTAATGGTGTCAAGAAAACATAAGCATAGGCAAATGAAGTGACCTGAGTATGTGTTGTCGGCTAATCctgcaataaataaataaatgataaatctCACAAATTAATAGAGAGTGAAACCTGAGGGACAAAATGCAAGCAATACCCCTATAGAAACATCACAGACAGTATTACTCAATGCAAGTTTTTCGAGTTACATATCAAAGATTTCCTCAGAGATATCGATCCTAGACTAGCAGACATTGCAAATTCAGTAACCAAAACTGCAAATTTAATTACTATGCTGGCCGTTTAACCAGGAAGAAACATTATGTTTCTCAGTATGCAGAGTGTTCCAAACATCTGTCTTCCATCTTAAAACTACACTACCTATATATTAAAATTGAGACCTTCAATACAGAATTTTAATAGGCCTCAATGGTAAAGGCGTTCCCAAAATGCTAATTAACCCTGAAAGGTGTTCGAAACTTAAAAACAACGTTGTTGAGAGAGGAAATCACGAACccgaaaaaaaaaaacagatatggAGATACCTTAGTTCTATAAAAACAATGCTAATTAACCGGATTAATTGTTTCTGTCAACCTCCTATGCTATAAAACTGAGTCATGGACTGCTTAGAAATCCAGCAACTCatatcacacacacacacacatagtATTCTTATAACCATATCCGAATATGCATCTACTGAACATGAAAATTAAGGACATGGTGGAGCGAAATGAAAGGCAAATGATCCGATAAAAAACAAACCTGGTGTTAGGAAAAAGTCATCTGTATGGGAGGAGCAATCACAAACACAAGGAAGACATGAGACCTGAGGTCTTGACTTGTCCTTCAAACGCCACAACAATGATGTCGGACCAACAATGTAACCACCCAAACACACACATACAAATGCAAACCCAAACCTTAAAACTCGCTGACACCAAAACCTTTGCTCTAAGCTATAAGCCATTTTCTACCCTTTATAAAGACCCCCCCCCCCCAACAAAAGAAAAAACAGCTTTACTCAAGAGTCTCAGACCATTGCAAGATCTGGGGTAAAAACCTACAAGTTAATACATACAAAAACAAATGTTTGTCgggttttgtaaaaaaaaaaaaatgagaagtACCCAGATTTGAAAATCTGCTTCACAGCTCAAGAGGTGGGACTGAAACTCATTTATCAAATTAAGGCCTTGAGCTTTAATGATGAAAAGTTGTCATCTTTGAGagcaggaaaagaaaaaggtgtgTGCTTGGGTACTTGTTTTTCTTTGAGAAATTAAAGAAGCCCCAGATCCCATAAAGGGTACAGAAGAAGTTTATTAGATTATGGGACTGATAacttattaatataaataaataaataaataaagaggaTATGAACAAAGACGTCTATAAGAGATAAAGATAACAACCCGAGTTGGATTACTTACGAAACCTCCTTCTAATCATTATGTTGAGGCACTTTTTACttggcttttctttttctttttttaatttaaaaaaaaacaccatTTTTGTGACAGATATTATGGAAAAATAAACATTTAATGCAAGTGGAAGATGATAAATATTTAGATTAACATTGATTTTAAGGTGTTAGTATGCTTTTGATTGATTGGTGTCGTCGAAATTATGTGTAAACCACGTCACATATGGAGAAGGAGCAGACAAGGTTTATTAGATTGGCCCACCATATATGTCTGATTGTGAAAACATGTGCCAAATGTTTGACAACGTTCACTCCATAAAGTCCATGGCCTTGATTTTTTCTTCGTTCTTTGATTTAACTACTTTACCATGGATTCGTTTCTACCCATATTCAAATTGCTCCCAATcacatcaatttttttttaatgtataAGGATGGCATAAATTAGGCATATcttttttaatactatatttaCGATTTTctgtttaaaatatatttattttttaattttggtatctaattttttaataatttaatacttGAAGTAGCAATCACTTTTCACTTTTCGGTATGTctctattatattttttaattcattttttgaCATTATTAAAAGAAAATCTAGTAACCGATCACAAATTGTCATGTGGTCGatttatgtaaaaaaaatatttattttattaaatatatataacaaatggaaatatatatatttcagaaatgtatatataaagaatcaagaaaaaatataaattataaaaatgtacaAAAAATTGATAATCGAAAAGAAATTagttgaaattaataatattttagaattttagaattatatattttataattttataataaaattttaaattttaaatttttatatattatatatgattttttatatttttactcaaaataatatataacattAAAAAAAGATACATGGCATATCCTAATAGCGCCACATGATAGGTCAATGCCCAATCAACACTAGTCAATGGTCGGTTAATGGCCGTTAAAGTCaacaatatttttaatatttaaatattcaatattaaaatttttattttaaaatttaaatttaatattcttattttaaagaaaaatagatTTTTCTTAACTGCAATTACAAAATGGACTGAAAATAGAGGAAATTGATACTTTAAGTACCAAATTGGGACAAAAAATATTAAGTATCAAAGTGAGAAAATGAGTATACTTCAGGGGCCAAATCGTGAATTAAGCCATAAAAACGATACATCGTTATAGGTGTGAAAAAATTGTTAAACATAAATAACGATAGTAACACTTCATGGACCAAATCGTGAATAAAGTCAAAacctataaatatataatatataattcttTTCGAAAACGTTTAAAAccattttttataaaattctaaaacatATAATGGTTAAAAgtcaataatatataaaaattgaaaattattataaaaattaaaaaatttaaatttcaagtaaTTCCAAAAATAACTTCAAATTTAAATACCTTTGTAGAATTTTATTGttgtatattttagaattttataaaaaattgttttaaaccttttgtatatttttacaattttttatagttttacagtttttaataatattattaatttcaactaatttcttttcaattatcatattttttgtaaattttattttagaaatttttttataatttacattttttctagaatatataaattcttaattttatatttttgttttttaatgtgTATAtgcatttaataaaaatatttatttttacataaagATACCATGTGACGCTTTGTAATTGACTATAGAAATTTTTTTAACGTCTATCAAAAATAGACTAAAAAATAtaacgaaaaatattttaaatgccAAATTGGGACAAAAAGAATTTAAGTACCAAAGTGAGAAAACGAATATATTTTAAAGGCCAAATTGTAAACTAAGCCTATTATTAACAGATAGTGTATTAGAACTATGCATCAAATATTAAACCTTAAAAATAGCAATTATAGTTCAATTACTGAATGTATTgctaaaattaaaatcaatgttGTGATGTATGTTCAAATTCATACATAATGGTAGCAAATAAGATAATAATTAAAGACATTaaagtaaaaaatattttttacaattatatttatttttggtaCTGTTATAAATGTTTTCATCCGTTTTACAATTTGAGGTTAGTCTTATTTAGGTTTAAGGTGATACTCAAGTATAACCTTCCCAACAATGTCGATTCTAAGATTCAACCTTGATCCAAATATTTGGAGAAAGATACACTTCCATTCTTCTAACAACTTATtggtaaaaattatatatattttaaataaaatatgttaaataataaataaatcattaaatataAAATACTAAAATGTTAAAGCTACGAATacgttaaaataaataatattaaaactgCTTTTATGTTAAAGAATAATTTtattaagaaataattaaaaatatgtaaaagattaattacattttaatttatttttattatttatataaataattatttatttatgataaattcatataaatttcgtaataataaatttatgtatttatatatttcatataaattttccCATATTGAAATAGAAAATACAAAGGGTTAAAAAGCAGCATAAAAAAAGTAGAAGGAATCTTGGGGTGCTATACCTACAATACCCATTCTAGGAAAATTATTCGGTGTTTGGTTCACTAAAGGTGAGGCACCTTTAGATTAGGTTCCaccaaaaaaggaaaaagaatccCATTTTAAAGGTTATTTTACCATCTTAAccctttattttaattatttaaattaaaactaaattgtaataaattttgttatatattaataattttagaattttgatttttatataaaaatttaatagttgtaaatattattataaacttaatatttattaacttaaaaaataatgtaaataaatacaaaatattatttatttttaattattattaaaaatatgattttacataaaaataatcttaatagattttaattatttattaagtttataaaagaacataaattaaaattttattttatatatacacattttaatcttttaatcTAATGTCCTTAATGgtcattttttctttttactaTAATTCATAATGCGTTACCATTATGATTGAAGTAGTAATAAAATCCAAACACATATCTTATCACTAGTTTTAATCttattattataaacaaattctACTATTATAGTAACTAATATTGCTGTCACTTTCCGTTTAATCTCATCGTCCATCCAAATGAACTCTAAGAGTGCCTTTGGGTTAATTATGAGATTTGCTCAATTAAGATTAAAAACAACAATGGCAATAATATTAGTTCTTGTAGTGTTGAGATTGAATATTGTAAAGTTGATATCAAAAGTAATGATGAGATATGTGTTTAGATTCAAAAGTAGTTGTAGCGTAAATGTGAGAATGAAAAATGGCTATTAAATACAttaatttaaaatgttttttaatataataattgtatttttattaaataaaaattaaaatattaaaaccatatgtatattaaaatgaatttatttaaaatcattaaatttatatatttagtaAATTATTACATAAAAACAGTTTATATAATTGGtatataataacaatatttaTAATGTATTAACTttgtataattattatatttagatttcgattttattgtaatttttattttatataaaataaaaaaattgttgaAGTGGGGTTATATTTGTAAAATACCTTTCATTTGAAAGGAAATTTcaagttaaaatatattataagttCTTGTACTcttcataaatttagaatttaatcatTGCACTTTTATTTCTAGGAATTGAGTCtctattttcatatttcaaaatttatattcaaTAGTTAATGTTGGGGATCGACCTGATTAAGCAATGAACAAGTAAAAAATAgcggaagaaattgagaaattgaacacacaaatttaacgtagaaaaacctctccaaaaatgataaaaaaccACGAGTacatataattttactataacgACAAAAGAACgaatagtacaaaagatggagataaaaactcaacttgaaaacccgaaaataaagaaccctccaaacataaatacaaaattctccaaaagtattatgagttctaatcttttAATGAGTATCTTTTCTAGGGTTGTAAAAGAGCTTATTTATGggctaaattcgtaggtcaaataaattatgttaataaatgctaaatagattatactaataaatactaaatcttttaaaaagaatatttttttttgtttaactttGCTTGTAAACATTCTCTTATTTAATaggaatttgggtcacacaactctagcAGTTAACTTatgtttttttgttaaatttgttggtgcaacattttaaaataaaaaaatactcacttggtaATAAAGTAACTAAAATAATAGCATTGTAATAaacctaaatttaataaaataattttaacagttagatataaaatttgaaatttaaaaatagaagaattaaattctttaaaagtaaaagtaaaaaaattaaattcaaatttacAAATAGTAgatagacttatgacatattttaatcgAGTTTTTATAACTAGAGTTGCAAGAGCCCATGGGAAAATTAAGTTGTGTTTGTTCTAATGCCTAGTCTTCATGTGTTACAAATGAATATTAAATGGTagtataaatgaataaataaatatacactttTAAAATACCATTTCACCACTAGTGTGATCGAATATACAGGGGACCCAAGGCTTCCTTTGGATACCACTAAATCTATGCATCACAACTTTGAAGATAGGAATAATTACACCCGAACCATTGTATGGTGTTGAATAACATCTGTGAGATGAGATTTAAACAAAATGTCATGAGTCTAAAAGAAATTAGGGATTTTGAGAGAAAAGAACCCTAATTTTGGAAATTAGGAAAGGATTAGGAATAGATTAAGGGAGGGAAAGCTCAAGAATTAATGGGCCAAGAGACTGGGTAAAGTACCGAAGCAGATGAACAAGAATAACTAATGGGCTTGAAGAGTGGACCAAAGATAAACGCAGAAGAAAAGGCCCAATATTTATAGTTGAAGGATACGGGTGATTTTAAGCATGAAACCTTGAAATGTTGATGCCAACTGTTTAAAAATAATTCGATAGTACAATTTAATTACAAATTTGTTACAACAATTTCATGTATGAAGATTGTTGTAACAAATCCTTCTCTATCATGAATGAATTATCAAAAACTTGTCTTTTCTTCTAAACTCCTTAAATcttcaaatttttcaaaaatttcaataAGCAAACGAATGAGTTATAACaatttggtatcaaagctaccaAAAAATCCTTTGAATTGAATTGGGAAAGCAAAGGAAGGCCCtcgttgtaacaacccattttttagtggtgttaAAGATGACAATTTTGAAACCCTATTTCTAATGTTTGAgcctgtaaatattattatttaatattaatagggactaaagtgtgtaAATTTTGAAATGGATGTGAAACTCTATAATTATAGGTAATAGAGGGTTATTGATGGATGTAATTGAGATCGATTTCAAAATCGAAGCTCAATTTTGAAAGTTATGACAATTtcgattttaaggactaaattgaataaaatgtaaacttTAGGGGCattcaaaaaatgaaattaaattgattcaTGCATATGATGGAATGATATAAAATGgtttaaattgagaaattgaattgaaattttgtataaatcaagaattgaacaaattgaAGATAATCAGGGAAAAGGCAAAATTGTTGATTAGTCCTTAAAG contains these protein-coding regions:
- the LOC108459464 gene encoding uncharacterized protein LOC108459464, yielding MDWQSLELKLVSCRDLKAFNFFQKLSAYSVVSIVIINEQPKKKEEHPQKKHLQRQKTAIAKGGKNPEWNHVFEFDLESLPPEESDHLFLKFDLRADGLVNRTIGEVRVPLKALIDDFCGVVRFVSYQVRDSDGKPNGVLNFSYKLKGKLKTNGNYDDSPRLIPSSSPEKGTQCSSDKIVYPKVEVDDNNNQSWRRKIVRYPSLDDACNTGPVFQWQTAGTGSYYSSRNIVTLVPGGYLDPYSRSSPVVQPSVTYWYTMEPTMLQ
- the LOC108458143 gene encoding uncharacterized protein LOC108458143 isoform X1, encoding MAYSLEQRFWCQRVLRFGFAFVCVCLGGYIVGPTSLLWRLKDKSRPQVSCLPCVCDCSSHTDDFFLTPGLADNTYSGCGQNDPDLNQELEKDTVALLSEEIALQKIVSKETMDRTSALTMDAKRASSHYQKEAEKCNAGVETCEEAREWAEAQIREELKLTALWEQRARQLGWKDRKRVYT
- the LOC108458143 gene encoding uncharacterized protein LOC108458143 isoform X2; this encodes MAYSLEQRFWCQRVLRFGFAFVCVCLGGYIVGPTSLLWRLKDKSRPQVSCLPCVCDCSSHTDDFFLTPGCGQNDPDLNQELEKDTVALLSEEIALQKIVSKETMDRTSALTMDAKRASSHYQKEAEKCNAGVETCEEAREWAEAQIREELKLTALWEQRARQLGWKDRKRVYT